A window of Amycolatopsis australiensis contains these coding sequences:
- a CDS encoding nitroreductase family deazaflavin-dependent oxidoreductase codes for MVLPKGLARFNRVATNRINKHVAPWAPGFGMIVHKGRKSGREYRTPVNVFRTPGGFVVALTYGPDADWVKNVLAADGATVITRRRNYRVHGAEVVHDESRRAMPTPVRQVLGLLNVHDFLLLKRD; via the coding sequence ATGGTGCTACCCAAGGGACTCGCCCGCTTCAACCGCGTCGCGACCAACCGGATCAACAAGCACGTCGCCCCCTGGGCGCCCGGCTTCGGCATGATCGTCCACAAAGGACGGAAGTCCGGCCGGGAGTACCGCACGCCGGTGAACGTCTTCCGCACGCCCGGCGGCTTCGTCGTCGCCCTCACCTACGGGCCGGACGCCGACTGGGTGAAGAACGTCCTGGCCGCGGACGGCGCCACGGTGATCACCCGGCGCCGTAATTACCGCGTGCACGGCGCGGAGGTCGTGCATGATGAGTCGCGCCGAGCGATGCCGACACCCGTGCGGCAGGTCCTCGGCCTGCTGAACGTCCACGACTTCCTGCTGCTCAAGCGGGACTAG
- a CDS encoding YciI family protein: protein MPQYAAIIYASDVDPTRPEAAEMMKDYDEFGAGARAVIRGGAALYPTATATTVRVTGGKGGDIVTSDGPYAETKEALTGFYLLECADLDEAVQVAARIPGAWDGAIEVRPVVDFGK from the coding sequence ATGCCCCAGTACGCCGCCATCATCTACGCCTCCGACGTCGACCCGACCCGGCCCGAAGCCGCCGAAATGATGAAGGACTACGACGAGTTCGGTGCCGGCGCCCGCGCGGTCATCCGCGGCGGTGCGGCGCTGTACCCGACGGCGACCGCGACGACGGTCCGCGTCACCGGCGGCAAGGGCGGCGACATCGTCACCAGCGACGGCCCGTACGCGGAGACCAAGGAAGCGCTGACCGGCTTCTACCTGCTCGAATGCGCCGACCTCGACGAAGCCGTCCAGGTCGCGGCGCGGATCCCGGGTGCCTGGGACGGCGCGATCGAGGTCCGGCCGGTCGTCGACTTCGGCAAGTGA
- a CDS encoding MmcQ/YjbR family DNA-binding protein, translated as MTTWEDVVRLASELPEVEASTWYRTPALKVAGKGFARLRTEAEGGLVVMCGLDEKAALLDSGDAAFFTTPHYDGHGSIIVDLERVDVDQLRELLEEAWRLKAPPRLTR; from the coding sequence ATGACGACCTGGGAAGACGTCGTACGCCTGGCCTCGGAACTGCCCGAGGTCGAGGCGTCGACCTGGTACCGCACGCCCGCGCTGAAGGTGGCGGGCAAAGGGTTCGCGCGGCTGCGCACCGAGGCCGAAGGCGGCCTGGTCGTGATGTGCGGGCTCGACGAGAAGGCCGCGTTGCTGGACTCCGGCGACGCGGCCTTCTTCACGACACCGCACTACGACGGCCATGGCTCGATCATCGTCGACCTGGAGCGCGTCGACGTCGATCAGCTGCGCGAACTGCTCGAAGAGGCGTGGCGGCTGAAGGCGCCGCCCCGGCTCACCAGGTGA
- a CDS encoding GNAT family N-acetyltransferase — protein sequence MLLEGELVRLRALEPEDADRLHPWLHDPEVGRWMTNDHPLSLAQVRKRCEERAVNTYEKVVLGIVAKADDKLIGVIDLRDAVPEVGEAELDVYIGDAEFRGGGYGTEALRLMCRYGFNNMRLHQITLWVVAENEAARHVYRKIGFVEEGRHRESFVGLDGERHDMILMSMLKGELTW from the coding sequence TTGCTGCTCGAGGGGGAGCTCGTCCGGCTGCGGGCGCTCGAACCGGAGGACGCCGACCGGCTGCACCCATGGCTGCACGACCCCGAGGTCGGCCGCTGGATGACCAACGACCACCCGCTGTCGCTGGCCCAGGTCCGCAAGCGCTGCGAGGAGCGCGCGGTCAACACCTACGAGAAGGTCGTCCTCGGCATCGTGGCCAAGGCCGATGACAAGCTCATCGGCGTCATCGACCTGCGTGATGCCGTTCCCGAAGTGGGCGAAGCCGAGCTGGACGTCTACATCGGCGACGCCGAGTTCCGCGGCGGCGGCTACGGCACCGAAGCCCTGCGGCTGATGTGCCGGTACGGCTTCAACAACATGCGCCTGCACCAGATCACGCTCTGGGTGGTCGCCGAGAACGAGGCCGCCCGGCACGTCTACCGCAAGATCGGCTTCGTCGAGGAGGGCCGGCACCGCGAGTCGTTCGTCGGGCTGGACGGCGAGCGCCACGACATGATCCTGATGAGCATGCTCAAGGGCGAGCTCACCTGGTGA